The Cervus canadensis isolate Bull #8, Minnesota chromosome X, ASM1932006v1, whole genome shotgun sequence genome contains a region encoding:
- the PNMA6E gene encoding paraneoplastic antigen Ma6E isoform X1, translating into MVMPLALLRDWCRWMGVNEERSLLILGIPDDCEDQEFKDAVQAALGPLGRYRVLGKVFRKELGSKIALVEFAEYLSRSLIPRQIPGKGGPWDVVCLPQAPDAESQDRPNFPAQPQRRAVFGRVGEARATGDVGGIGEMGVSGEEEATGDVGGTGEVGAAGEEGATGDVGGTGEVRAAGEEGATGDGGTGEVGVSGEEGAAGDVGGTGEEGATGDVGGTGEVRAAGEEGATGDVGGTGEVGVSGEEGAAGDVGGTGEVRAAGEEGATGDVGGTGKVGAAGEEGTSSEEGTSSEEGTSSEEGTSSEEGAAGMEGAVGDIEDAGEGAAGMEGATGEMGASGEEGAAGMEGAAGENGPTGEAGASSENGPTCEEGAAGEAGATEEGGAGFEGRAACEAEATSEADGTGEAGTEDEEGAADEAGGIGEADTADEEGTIDEAGGIGEADIADEEGAADEAGGIGEADTADEEGTIDEAGAPGEAGTADEEGAAGEAGAGIEAGLASEAGATGEAGTADEAGAASEAGAEGEARAEDEAGTSDEEGAAGDTGVAGVAGSLSMAGAAGEAGVPMEAAASGIAGAMDEPRARSPQWQLALEPVLENMGYQELRTFSGMEEPGEGEESFESWLDHANDMLYLWRHVTEMERRRRLVESLGGPALDLLCSLLAEDPNLAAQDCLTALVEAFGSKDPRVNARLKFMTCAQRPQESLFAFVMRLEGLLQSALGKGAMHPAIADQLRARQVLMRARPNSLMQNKLKRMRMERRPPSFVAMLQLIRETEAWETDPAMGEQFPVEEEAHGVLGDLAAALAHMIITEGAAAGGSEPSPASGDTSAQVALSREGGVEALPVREEASKAVGSSTEVAQAAPEARGATRAASAPGETTQEDGRAPGLPGLGQAAPSEALWGPATAWMGGASPVVPGSPGWEPEGLPQAGDQEAEEPPKKGVKPVPEEPGDEEGAVEMSPPGFSSGQ; encoded by the coding sequence ATGGTGATGCCACTGGCGCTGCTGCGAGACTGGTGCAGGTGGATGGGCGTGAATGAGGAGCGTTCTCTGCTCATCCTGGGCATCCCAGATGACTGTGAAGACCAAGAATTCAAGGATGCCGTGCAGGCTGCCCTGGGCCCCCTGGGCAGATACCGAGTGCTGGGCAAGGTCTTCAGAAAGGAACTGGGGTCGAAGATCGCTTTGGTTGAGTTTGCCGAGTATTTAAGCCGAAGCTTGATCCCTCGACAAATACCAGGCAAAGGGGGGCCCTGGGATGTTGTCTGCCTGCCCCAGGCCCCTGATGCTGAGTCACAGGATAGACCCAATTTCCCTGCACAGCCCCAGAGACGAGCAGTGTTTGGTAGGGTAGGTGAGGCAAGAGCCACAGGTGATGTTGGAGGAATAGGTGAGATGGGAGtctcaggtgaggaggaagcCACAGGTGATGTTGGAGGAACAGGTGAGGTAGGAGCAGCAGGTGAGGAGGGAGCCACAGGTGATGTTGGAGGAACAGGTGAGGTGAGAGCAGCAGGTGAGGAGGGAGCCACAGGTGATGGAGGAACAGGTGAGGTGGGAGTCTCAGGTGAGGAGGGAGCTGCAGGTGATGTTGGAGGAACAGGTGAGGAGGGAGCCACAGGTGATGTTGGAGGAACAGGTGAGGTGAGAGCAGCAGGTGAGGAGGGAGCCACAGGTGATGTTGGAGGAACAGGTGAGGTGGGAGTCTCAGGTGAGGAGGGAGCTGCAGGTGATGTTGGAGGAACAGGTGAGGTGAGAGCAGCAGGTGAGGAGGGAGCCACAGGTGATGTTGGAGGAACAGGTAAGGTAGGAGCAGCAGGTGAGGAGGGCACCTCAAGTGAGGAGGGCACCTCAAGTGAGGAGGGAACCTCAAGCGAGGAGGGAACCTCAAGCGAGGAGGGAGCTGCAGGTATGGAGGGAGCTGTAGGTGACATAGAAGATGCAGGTGAGGGAGCTGCAGGTATGGAGGGAGCCACAGGTGAGATGGGAGCTTCAGGTGAGGAGGGAGCTGCAGGTATGGAGGGAGCCGCAGGTGAGAATGGACCCACAGGTGAGGCAGGAGCCTCAAGTGAGAATGGACCCACCTGTGAGGAGGGAGCCGCAGGGGAGGCAGGAGCAAcagaggagggaggagctggCTTCGAGGGACGAGCTGCCTGTGAGGCAGAAGCTACCAGTGAGGCAGATGGTACAGGTGAGGCAGGCACTGAAGATGAGGAAGGGGCTGCAGATGAGGCAGGTGGTATAGGTGAAGCAGACACTGCAGATGAGGAAGGGACTATAGATGAGGCAGGTGGTATAGGTGAAGCAGACATTGCAGATGAGGAAGGGGCTGCAGATGAGGCAGGTGGTATAGGTGAAGCAGACACTGCAGATGAGGAAGGGACTATAGATGAGGCAGGAGCTCCAGGTGAGGCAGGCACTGCAGATGAAGAAGGGGCTGCAGGTGAGGCAGGAGCTGGCATTGAGGCAGGACTTGCAAGTGAAGCAGGAGCTACAGGTGAGGCAGGCACTGCAGATGAGGCTGGGGCGGCCAGTGAGGCAGGAGCTGAGGGTGAGGCCAGAGCTGAAGATGAAGCAGGAACATCCGATGAGGAGGGAGCGGCAGGTGATACGGGAGTTGCAGGTGTGGCCGGATCTCTGAGCATGGCAGGAGCGGCTGGGGAGGCAGGAGTTCCCATGGAGGCTGCAGCTTCAGGCATCGCTGGAGCCATGGATGAGCCACGGGCCCGGTCCCCACAGTGGCAGCTGGCCTTGGAGCCTGTGCTAGAGAATATGGGCTACCAGGAGCTGAGAACCTTCTCCGGGATGGAAGAGCCGGGTGAAGGGGAAGAGTCCTTTGAGAGCTGGCTGGATCATGCCAACGACATGCTGTACCTGTGGCGCCACGTGACCGAGATGGAGcggaggaggaggctggtggagagCTTGGGGGGTCCGGCGCTGGATCTCCTGTGCAGCCTCCTGGCAGAAGATCCCAACCTGGCGGCCCAGGATTGCCTGACGGCGCTGGTGGAGGCGTTCGGGAGCAAGGATCCCCGGGTGAACGCTCGGCTGAAGTTCATGACCTGCGCCCAGCGGCCCCAGGAGAGCCTGTTTGCCTTTGTGATGCGCCTGGAAGGCCTGCTGCAGTCGGCCCTGGGCAAGGGGGCCATGCACCCAGCCATCGCAGATCAGCTGCGTGCCCGGCAGGTGCTCATGCGGGCCCGGCCCAACAGCCTGATGCAGAACAAGCTGAAGAGGATGCGGATGGAGAGAAGACCCCCCAGCTTCGTGGCGATGCTGCAGCTCATCCGGGAGACCGAGGCCTGGGAGACCGACCCAGCAATGGGTGAGCAGTTCCCGGTGGAGGAGGAGGCCCATGGGGTCCTCGGAGACCTGGCCGCTGCCCTGGCCCATATGATCATCACTGAGGGTGCAGCTGCAGGTGGAAGTGAGCCCTCCCCAGCCAGTGGAGATACCTCTGCCCAGGTTGCCCTTTCCAGGGAAGGTGGCGTGGAGGCCCTCCCAGTGCGTGAAGAGGCCAGTAAGGCAGTTGGCAGCAGCACCGAGGTTGCCCAGGCTGCTCCTGAAGCCCGTGGTGCCACCAGGGCAGCCTCTGCCCCTGGGGAGACCACTCAGGAAGATGGAAGGGCTCCTGGCCTCCCGGGCCTAGGTCAGGCGGCACCTTCAGAGGCCCTTTGGGGCCCTGCCACTGCCTGGATGGgcggggcttccccggtggtcccaGGAAGTCCTGGCTGGGAGCCAGAGGGTCTCCCCCAGGCAGGAGACCAGGAGGCCGAGGAGCCCCCCAAGAAGGGGGTCAAGCCCGTCCCAGAGGAGCCCGGAGATGAGGAAGGGGCTGTGGAGATGAGCCCCCCGGGGTTCTCCTCTGGTCAATAG
- the PNMA6E gene encoding paraneoplastic antigen Ma6E isoform X5 codes for MVMPLALLRDWCRWMGVNEERSLLILGIPDDCEDQEFKDAVQAALGPLGRYRVLGKVFRKELGSKIALVEFAEYLSRSLIPRQIPGKGGPWDVVCLPQAPDAESQDRPNFPAQPQRRAVFGRVGEARATGDVGGIGEMGVSGEEEATGDVGGTGEVGAAGEEGATGDVGGTGEVGVSGEEGAAGDVGGTGEVRAAGEEGATGDVGGTGKVGAAGEEGTSSEEGTSSEEGTSSEEGTSSEEGAAGMEGAVGDIEDAGEGAAGMEGATGEMGASGEEGAAGMEGAAGENGPTGEAGASSENGPTCEEGAAGEAGATEEGGAGFEGRAACEAEATSEADGTGEAGTEDEEGAADEAGGIGEADTADEEGTIDEAGGIGEADIADEEGAADEAGGIGEADTADEEGTIDEAGAPGEAGTADEEGAAGEAGAGIEAGLASEAGATGEAGTADEAGAASEAGAEGEARAEDEAGTSDEEGAAGDTGVAGVAGSLSMAGAAGEAGVPMEAAASGIAGAMDEPRARSPQWQLALEPVLENMGYQELRTFSGMEEPGEGEESFESWLDHANDMLYLWRHVTEMERRRRLVESLGGPALDLLCSLLAEDPNLAAQDCLTALVEAFGSKDPRVNARLKFMTCAQRPQESLFAFVMRLEGLLQSALGKGAMHPAIADQLRARQVLMRARPNSLMQNKLKRMRMERRPPSFVAMLQLIRETEAWETDPAMGEQFPVEEEAHGVLGDLAAALAHMIITEGAAAGGSEPSPASGDTSAQVALSREGGVEALPVREEASKAVGSSTEVAQAAPEARGATRAASAPGETTQEDGRAPGLPGLGQAAPSEALWGPATAWMGGASPVVPGSPGWEPEGLPQAGDQEAEEPPKKGVKPVPEEPGDEEGAVEMSPPGFSSGQ; via the exons ATGGTGATGCCACTGGCGCTGCTGCGAGACTGGTGCAGGTGGATGGGCGTGAATGAGGAGCGTTCTCTGCTCATCCTGGGCATCCCAGATGACTGTGAAGACCAAGAATTCAAGGATGCCGTGCAGGCTGCCCTGGGCCCCCTGGGCAGATACCGAGTGCTGGGCAAGGTCTTCAGAAAGGAACTGGGGTCGAAGATCGCTTTGGTTGAGTTTGCCGAGTATTTAAGCCGAAGCTTGATCCCTCGACAAATACCAGGCAAAGGGGGGCCCTGGGATGTTGTCTGCCTGCCCCAGGCCCCTGATGCTGAGTCACAGGATAGACCCAATTTCCCTGCACAGCCCCAGAGACGAGCAGTGTTTGGTAGGGTAGGTGAGGCAAGAGCCACAGGTGATGTTGGAGGAATAGGTGAGATGGGAGtctcaggtgaggaggaagcCACAGGTGATGTTGGAGGAACAGGTGAGGTAGGAGCAGCAG GTGAGGAGGGAGCCACAGGTGATGTTGGAGGAACAGGTGAGGTGGGAGTCTCAGGTGAGGAGGGAGCTGCAGGTGATGTTGGAGGAACAGGTGAGGTGAGAGCAGCAGGTGAGGAGGGAGCCACAGGTGATGTTGGAGGAACAGGTAAGGTAGGAGCAGCAGGTGAGGAGGGCACCTCAAGTGAGGAGGGCACCTCAAGTGAGGAGGGAACCTCAAGCGAGGAGGGAACCTCAAGCGAGGAGGGAGCTGCAGGTATGGAGGGAGCTGTAGGTGACATAGAAGATGCAGGTGAGGGAGCTGCAGGTATGGAGGGAGCCACAGGTGAGATGGGAGCTTCAGGTGAGGAGGGAGCTGCAGGTATGGAGGGAGCCGCAGGTGAGAATGGACCCACAGGTGAGGCAGGAGCCTCAAGTGAGAATGGACCCACCTGTGAGGAGGGAGCCGCAGGGGAGGCAGGAGCAAcagaggagggaggagctggCTTCGAGGGACGAGCTGCCTGTGAGGCAGAAGCTACCAGTGAGGCAGATGGTACAGGTGAGGCAGGCACTGAAGATGAGGAAGGGGCTGCAGATGAGGCAGGTGGTATAGGTGAAGCAGACACTGCAGATGAGGAAGGGACTATAGATGAGGCAGGTGGTATAGGTGAAGCAGACATTGCAGATGAGGAAGGGGCTGCAGATGAGGCAGGTGGTATAGGTGAAGCAGACACTGCAGATGAGGAAGGGACTATAGATGAGGCAGGAGCTCCAGGTGAGGCAGGCACTGCAGATGAAGAAGGGGCTGCAGGTGAGGCAGGAGCTGGCATTGAGGCAGGACTTGCAAGTGAAGCAGGAGCTACAGGTGAGGCAGGCACTGCAGATGAGGCTGGGGCGGCCAGTGAGGCAGGAGCTGAGGGTGAGGCCAGAGCTGAAGATGAAGCAGGAACATCCGATGAGGAGGGAGCGGCAGGTGATACGGGAGTTGCAGGTGTGGCCGGATCTCTGAGCATGGCAGGAGCGGCTGGGGAGGCAGGAGTTCCCATGGAGGCTGCAGCTTCAGGCATCGCTGGAGCCATGGATGAGCCACGGGCCCGGTCCCCACAGTGGCAGCTGGCCTTGGAGCCTGTGCTAGAGAATATGGGCTACCAGGAGCTGAGAACCTTCTCCGGGATGGAAGAGCCGGGTGAAGGGGAAGAGTCCTTTGAGAGCTGGCTGGATCATGCCAACGACATGCTGTACCTGTGGCGCCACGTGACCGAGATGGAGcggaggaggaggctggtggagagCTTGGGGGGTCCGGCGCTGGATCTCCTGTGCAGCCTCCTGGCAGAAGATCCCAACCTGGCGGCCCAGGATTGCCTGACGGCGCTGGTGGAGGCGTTCGGGAGCAAGGATCCCCGGGTGAACGCTCGGCTGAAGTTCATGACCTGCGCCCAGCGGCCCCAGGAGAGCCTGTTTGCCTTTGTGATGCGCCTGGAAGGCCTGCTGCAGTCGGCCCTGGGCAAGGGGGCCATGCACCCAGCCATCGCAGATCAGCTGCGTGCCCGGCAGGTGCTCATGCGGGCCCGGCCCAACAGCCTGATGCAGAACAAGCTGAAGAGGATGCGGATGGAGAGAAGACCCCCCAGCTTCGTGGCGATGCTGCAGCTCATCCGGGAGACCGAGGCCTGGGAGACCGACCCAGCAATGGGTGAGCAGTTCCCGGTGGAGGAGGAGGCCCATGGGGTCCTCGGAGACCTGGCCGCTGCCCTGGCCCATATGATCATCACTGAGGGTGCAGCTGCAGGTGGAAGTGAGCCCTCCCCAGCCAGTGGAGATACCTCTGCCCAGGTTGCCCTTTCCAGGGAAGGTGGCGTGGAGGCCCTCCCAGTGCGTGAAGAGGCCAGTAAGGCAGTTGGCAGCAGCACCGAGGTTGCCCAGGCTGCTCCTGAAGCCCGTGGTGCCACCAGGGCAGCCTCTGCCCCTGGGGAGACCACTCAGGAAGATGGAAGGGCTCCTGGCCTCCCGGGCCTAGGTCAGGCGGCACCTTCAGAGGCCCTTTGGGGCCCTGCCACTGCCTGGATGGgcggggcttccccggtggtcccaGGAAGTCCTGGCTGGGAGCCAGAGGGTCTCCCCCAGGCAGGAGACCAGGAGGCCGAGGAGCCCCCCAAGAAGGGGGTCAAGCCCGTCCCAGAGGAGCCCGGAGATGAGGAAGGGGCTGTGGAGATGAGCCCCCCGGGGTTCTCCTCTGGTCAATAG